In Marinicauda algicola, one DNA window encodes the following:
- a CDS encoding efflux RND transporter periplasmic adaptor subunit: MFAPARPAPSRFALGVIAAALALAVLVIGLSSLRGASAGAGEAAGGADPVPVETLEVRYQEGAQMQVRYPGLVTARRESALGFETGGRIASIAVDIGDRVEAGDTLAALDTRSLEAQLAAARADAEAARAQAELAEATLARQRTLLERGHVSRQRLDEAASTQRAARAQADAATAAADALAVQIDLARIEAPFSGVITARHFDEGAVAGPGAPVLTLVEADALELRVGLPARETRALVAGDLYEAELDGARARLRLRSVTGVVDRQSRSVTAVFDFIEPGAARAGEVARLILPAPLEDRGFWAPVTALAEGRRGLWSVYVLTGQGPFGLEPRPVEILHSEGERVYLSGAVEEGSLILATGLQRVTPGQSVVPARQGG; encoded by the coding sequence ATGTTCGCGCCCGCCAGACCCGCCCCCTCCCGTTTCGCGCTCGGCGTGATCGCCGCCGCCCTGGCGCTCGCCGTCCTGGTGATCGGGCTCAGCAGCCTTCGCGGCGCCTCGGCCGGAGCCGGCGAAGCCGCGGGCGGGGCCGATCCGGTGCCGGTGGAGACGCTCGAGGTCCGCTACCAGGAGGGCGCGCAGATGCAGGTGCGCTATCCCGGCCTCGTGACGGCGCGGCGCGAGAGTGCGCTCGGCTTCGAGACCGGCGGGCGCATCGCCTCGATCGCGGTCGATATCGGCGATCGCGTCGAGGCCGGCGACACCCTCGCCGCGCTCGACACCCGCTCCCTGGAGGCCCAGCTCGCGGCCGCGCGCGCCGACGCCGAGGCCGCGCGGGCCCAAGCCGAGCTCGCCGAGGCCACGCTCGCGCGCCAGCGCACGCTGCTGGAGCGCGGCCACGTCTCGCGCCAGCGCCTCGACGAGGCCGCCTCCACCCAGCGCGCCGCCCGCGCCCAGGCCGACGCCGCCACCGCCGCGGCCGATGCGCTCGCCGTGCAGATCGATCTCGCCCGGATCGAGGCGCCGTTCTCCGGCGTCATCACCGCCCGCCATTTCGACGAGGGCGCGGTCGCAGGGCCGGGCGCACCCGTCCTGACCCTCGTGGAGGCCGACGCGCTGGAGCTCCGCGTCGGGCTTCCCGCACGCGAGACGCGCGCCCTGGTGGCGGGCGATCTCTACGAGGCCGAGCTCGACGGCGCGCGCGCGCGCCTGCGCCTGCGCAGCGTGACGGGCGTGGTCGACCGGCAGAGCCGCTCGGTCACTGCCGTGTTCGACTTCATCGAACCCGGCGCGGCGCGCGCGGGCGAGGTGGCGCGCCTCATCCTGCCCGCCCCTCTGGAGGATCGCGGCTTCTGGGCGCCCGTCACCGCCCTGGCGGAGGGACGGCGCGGGCTGTGGTCGGTCTATGTCCTGACCGGGCAGGGCCCCTTCGGCCTCGAGCCGCGCCCGGTGGAGATCCTGCACAGCGAGGGCGAGCGGGTGTATCTGTCCGGCGCGGTGGAGGAGGGCAGCCTCATCCTCGCCACCGGCCTGCAGCGCGTCACGCCCGGCCAGTCGGTCGTGCCCGCCCGGCAGGGGGGCTGA